In Solanum lycopersicum chromosome 5, SLM_r2.1, the following are encoded in one genomic region:
- the LOC138348386 gene encoding protein MAINTENANCE OF MERISTEMS-like yields the protein MEQIIKEFSNDILLPEVFVPYSTSSSEFMLGPCFKDGFPSELESFYPLAEGEKLLLHTLQPGWQEKNTWNSWPTATEGWIRWVDRMERVKGETWRTADIYDTIQLSKFNIQCDRNLLYAALCFWSTSGNAFHFNFGMMSPTVFDISALTGIRPHGEAISSVLDIQRQKWGKSKKTSYEKFIKLNMQREDVTEEEHLAFLNMWLCKFVFCIGSRIVAEEYDRLAIALASGRKVALAPFILSHLYRGCRSVVTRGFSNAGGPFWILQLWLQSYFPQYRPLPYDTKNCMTFGIALAQGNLKQNSFRECFTFFYSCSSVSPSQFIPYSPGWLQLAEHIPSSKAALDAIWSSFLIPRDLQYGLALGNSSVGKAGVEYYSPNQFARQFGLTQTVPLPPHRSLNASPLERVVFNSESGIREVDTKFDQLKRNFSLVEFRPNPICTPSFESWWSTYISRTRTESAEQILNRIIGEEEIKKRRNKGSISQQEKDSRPSKNSKRELVSGSKNVS from the exons ATGGAGCAGATAATTAAGGAGTTTAGCAATGACATTCTACTTCCTGAGGTCTTTGTTCCGTATTCTACAAGTTCTTCGGAGTTTATGTTGGGCCCGTGCTTCAAGGATGGATTTCCTTCGGAGCTCGAGTCATTTTATCCCCTAGCAGAAGGGGAGAAGCTACTTCTACACACACTGCAACCTGGTTGGCAGGAAAAAAACACGTGGAACTCATGGCCAACTGCAACGGAAGGATGGATCCGTTGGGTCGACCGAATGGAGAGGGTTAAGGGGGAGACCTGGCGGACGGCGGACATATATGATACAATACAATTATCCAAATTCAACATACAATGTGACCGCAATTTGTTGTATGCTGCACTGTGCTTTTGGTCTACATCAGGTAATGCATTCCATTTCAATTTTGGGATGATGAGTCCAACGGTGTTCGACATTTCTGCTTTGACAGGAATTAGGCCTCATGGTGAGGCAATTAGCTCAGTCCTGGACATCCAGCGTCAAAAGTGGGGCAAGAGTAAGAAAACATCCTATGAGAAGTTCAtcaaactgaacatgcaaagaGAGGACGTAACTGAGGAGGAACATTTGGCGTTCCTCAATATGTGGCTCTGCAAATTTGTATTTTGCATTGGTTCGCGTATAGTAGCGGAGGAGTATGATCGACTAGCCATAGCTCTTGCTTCAGGCAGAAAGGTTGCTTTGGCTCCTTTCATACTATCTCATTTATACCGAGGTTGTAGAAGCGTAGTCACCCGGGGATTTAGTAATGCAGGGGGGCCCTTCTGGATCCTACAGCTTTGGCTGCAGTCTTACTTTCCACAGTATAGACCGTTGCCTTACGATACAAAGAACTGTATGACTTTTGGGATTGCCCTGGCTCAAGGAAATTTAAAACAGAACAGCTTCCGAGAGTGCTTTACCTTCTTCTACTCATGCTCCTCCGTATCTCCGAGCCAGTTCATTCCGTATTCACCAGGATGGCTGCAATTGGCGGAGCATATTCCATCTAGTAAGGCAGCTCTAGACGCTATCTGGTCCAGCTTCCTTATTCCACGAGACCTCCAGTATGGTCTCGCTTTAGGGAACTCAAGTGTTGGAAAAGCTGGAGTGGAGTATTACTCACCAAATCAGTTTGCACGGCAGTTTGGCTTGACACAGACAGTTCCTCTACCTCCTCATCGGTCACTCAACGCTTCACCACTTGAAAGGGTTGTTTTCAATTCAGAAAGTGGCATTAGAGAAGTGGATACGAAGTTCGATCAACTGAAGAGAAATTTCTCACTTGTCGAATTTCGTCCTAATCCAATATGTACGCCATCATTTGAGTCGTGGTGGTCTACTTACATAAGTAGAACACGGACGGAATCAGCTGAGCAGATCCTAAATAGGATTATCGGCGAGGAAGAAATCAAGAAGAGAAGGAACAAAG gcTCTATTTCGCAGCAAGAAAAAGATAGCAGGCCTTCGAAAAATTCAAAGAGGGAACTGGTCTCTGGCTCGAAAAATGTAAGTTAA